Genomic window (Caldinitratiruptor microaerophilus):
TGCACGACATCGTTCGCGGCACCGGCTTCATCATCGCCCTGACCGACGGCCACGGCGTCGTCCTGGAGGTGCTCGGCGACCGCCAGAGCCTGGCCTACGCGGCCTCGATCGACCTGGTGGAGGGCTCCGACTGGAGCGAGCGCGTCTCCGGCACCAACGCCATGGGGCTGGCCCTCATCGAGCGGCGCCCGGTCCAGGTGGTCGGCTGCGAGCACTACCTGCGGCCCCTGCACATCCTCACCTGCTCGGCCGCCCCCATCTTCGACGCCGCCGGCGAGATCCTCGGCGTCCTCGACGTCACGGGACCCCGGGACCTCGCCCACGCGCACACCCTCGGCATGGTGATCGCCGCCGCCCGGGCCGTGGAGCGGCAGCTGCGGCTGGTGACGGTGACCAACGAGGTGGAGCGGCAGAGCCGCACGCTCGACGTTGCCCTGAACGCCATGCGCGACGGCATGCTCGTGGTCGACCAGCGCGGCCACGTCCTCCAGCTCAGCGCGCCGGCGGCGGCCCTGCTGGGGCTCGACCGCCAGTCGGCCGCCGGCTCCCATCTCTCCGAGCTCTTCGGCCCCCAGCGCTGGGTCACCGACCTCCTTCGCCGGGGGCTCGCCTTCCAGGACGAGGAGATCACTCTGACGCGAGAGGAGCGTACCCTGCGGCTCCTTGCCAGCGCCCGCCCCATCGCCGCCGAGCGGGAGGGCCTGCAGGGCTTCGTGATCACCCTGCGGGAGGCCCGGGAAGTGAGCCGGCTCGTGCAGCGGGTGCGGGGGGACGTGGCCCGGTTCGAGCTCACGGACGTGCTCGGGATCTCCGAGGCCATCCACCGGGTCCGCCAGGAGGCGCAGCGGGCAGCGGCCTCCGACCTCACCGTCCTCATCATCGGGGAGAGCGGGACCGGGAAGGAGCTGCTCGCCCACGGCATCCACAACGCCAGCCGCCGCCGCGGGGGCCCGTTCGTGGCGGTCAACTGCGGGGCGATCCCGAAGAGTCTCCTCGAGAGCGAGCTGTTCGGGTACGAGGGCGGCGCCTTCACGGGAGCCGACCGCCAGGGCCGGCCGGGCAAGTTCGAGCTGGCGGACGGCGGCACGCTCTTCCTGGACGAGATCGGCGACATGCCCCTGGAGATGCAGGCGAGCCTCCTGCGGGTGCTGCAGGACCGCCGCGTGGTCCGGGTGGGCGGGTCCCGGGTGATCCCGGTTGACGTCCGGGTCATCGCCGCCACCCACCGCGACCTGCACCGGGAGGTCGCCGAGGGCAACTTCCGGGCCGACCTCCTCTACCGGCTCGACGTGCTGACCATCCGCGTTCCGCCCCTGCGGGAGCGGCCCGGGGACGTACGCTTCCTGCTCGAGACCCTCATCCGGCGCCGGACGGGCGGCCGGCGGCGCTTCTCGGACGAGGCCATGGA
Coding sequences:
- a CDS encoding sigma-54-dependent Fis family transcriptional regulator; this translates as MRTSSVFAPSHAQVLAGWEAFRDGRELPPGAVRPTILRSWVRCRKAGLEPEQLGRMPPILDREALRQAREQSAALLAIAGPVLRDLHDIVRGTGFIIALTDGHGVVLEVLGDRQSLAYAASIDLVEGSDWSERVSGTNAMGLALIERRPVQVVGCEHYLRPLHILTCSAAPIFDAAGEILGVLDVTGPRDLAHAHTLGMVIAAARAVERQLRLVTVTNEVERQSRTLDVALNAMRDGMLVVDQRGHVLQLSAPAAALLGLDRQSAAGSHLSELFGPQRWVTDLLRRGLAFQDEEITLTREERTLRLLASARPIAAEREGLQGFVITLREAREVSRLVQRVRGDVARFELTDVLGISEAIHRVRQEAQRAAASDLTVLIIGESGTGKELLAHGIHNASRRRGGPFVAVNCGAIPKSLLESELFGYEGGAFTGADRQGRPGKFELADGGTLFLDEIGDMPLEMQASLLRVLQDRRVVRVGGSRVIPVDVRVIAATHRDLHREVAEGNFRADLLYRLDVLTIRVPPLRERPGDVRFLLETLIRRRTGGRRRFSDEAMEALCHYHWPGNVRELENVLEKCLHMAEGDVIRLRDLPPDVLEAAGGAGEGKAHVAPISELEREAIARACWQAGGNLAEAARLLGISRPTLYRKIRSYGIRLPRPLRA